The genome window GCCGGGTCATCGTCGTGTCGTACTCGCCGATCATCGGCGCCATGTTCTCGGGCTCGGTGTGCACGAGGTACGGGCGGCCGGACAGGTCGACGGTGACCTGGGCGAGGGACTCGTCGAGCGGGACCGTGCAGTTGCCGAAGCGGTAGATCCCCACCTTGTCGCCGAGCGCCTGCTTGAAGGCGGCGCCGAGCGCGAGGGCGGTGTCCTCGATGGTGTGGTGCGAGTCGATGTGCAGATCGCCGTCGGTTTTCACGGTCAGGTCGAACAGACCGTGCCGGCCGAGCTGGTCGAGCATGTGGTCGTAGAAGCCGACGCCGGTGGCGATGTCGGTCTTGCCGGTGCCGTCGAGGTCGATCTCGACGAGGACCGAGGTCTCCTTGGTGGTGCGCTCCACGCGCCCAACGCGGCTCATGCGCTGTACTCCTTCGGGGGCGTGGGGGTGTCCCCCACAAGACACTGCAGTTCACGTACCGCGTCGAGGAACGCGTCGTTCTCCTCCGGGGTACCGGCGGTGACCCGCAGCCACCCCGGTACGCCGTTGTCCCGGACCAGCACGCCCCGCTCCAGGATCTTCCGCCAGGCCTCGTGCGCGTCGGGGAAGCGCCCGAACTGCACGAAGTTGGCGTCGGACTCGGTGACGTCGTAGCCGATCGCGCGCAGCTCGGCGACCAGCCGGTCCCGCTCCGACTTCAGCTGCTCGACGTACTTCAGCAGCGTGTCGGTGTGCTCCAGGGCGGCCAGGGCGGTCGCCTGGGTGATCGCCGACAGGTGGTACGGCAGCCGGACCAGCTGGACGGCGTCCACGACCGCCGGGTGCGCGGCGAGGTAGCCGAGCCGCAGGCCGGCGGCGCCGAACGCCTTCGACATGGTGCGCGAGACGACGAGATTCGGCCGACCTTCGAGCAGCGGCAGCAGCGAGGAGCCGTGGCTGAACTCGATGTACGCCTCGTCCACGATCACCACGGAGGGCTTGGCCGCCTGCGCGGCCTCGTACAGGGCGAGGACCGTCTCGGGCGGGACCGCGTTGCCGGTGGGGTTGTTGGGTGTGGTGATGAAGACGACGTCCGGCCGGTGCTCGGCGATCGCCTTCTCGGCGGCGGCGAGGTCGATCGTGAAGTCCTCGTTGCGCGGACCCGAGATCCAGCCGGTGCCCGTGCCGCGCGCGATGAGCGCGTGCATCGAGTACGACGGCTCGAAGCCGATCGCGGTGCGGCCGGGCCCGCCGAAGGTCTGCAGCAGCTGCTGGATGACCTCGTTGGAGCCGTTGGCCGCCCACACGTTTCCGAGGGCGACTTCGTACCCGCCGCTCTTCGTCAGGTACTCGGCCAGCTTCGTGCGCAGTTCGATCGCGTCCCGGTCCGGGTAGCGGTTCAGGGCGCGGGCGGCCTCGCGAACGCGCTCGGTGATCCGTTCGACCAGCGGCTCGGGCAGCGGGTACGGGTTCTCGTTGGTGTTCAGCCGTACGGGCACGTCGAGCTGGGGGGCGCCGTAGGGGGTCTTGCCGCGCAGCTCGTCCCGGACGGGAAGATCGTCGATTCCGAAGCTCACTTGCTCTCAGGCACCTTCCAACCGAACCTTGCCTTGATCGCCGCGCCGTGCGCGGGCAGGTCCTCGGCGTCCGCCAGCGTCACCACGTGGTGCGCCACCTCGGCCAGCGCGTCCCGCGTGTAGTCGACGATGTGGATGCCGCGCAGGAAGGACTGGACGGACAGGCCGGAGGAGTGGCAGGCGCAGCCTCCGGTCGGCAGCACATGGTTGGAGCCGGCCGCGTAGTCGCCGAGGGAGACCGGCGCCCAGGGGCCGACGAAGATCGCGCCCGCGTTCCTGACGCGGTCCGCGACCGCGGCGGCGTCGGCGGTCTGGATCTCCAGGTGCTCGGCGCCGTACGCGTCGACGACGCGCAGGCCCTCGTCGATGCCGTCGACCAGCACGACGGCGGACTGCTTGCCGGCCAGCGCCGGGCGGATCCGGTCCTCGATGTGCCTGGTGGCGGCGACCTGCGGCTCGAGCTCCTTCTCCACGGCGTCCGCGAGCTCGACGGAGTCGGTGACGAGGACGGCGGCCGCCAGCGGGTCGTGCTCGGCCTGGCTGATCAGGTCGGAGGCCACGTGCACCGGGTCGGCGGTGGAGTCGGCGAGGATCGCGATCTCGGTGGGGCCGGCCTCGGTGTCGATGCCGATCCTGCCGGTGAAGTAGCGCTTGGCGGCGGCGACCCAGAT of Streptomyces cynarae contains these proteins:
- a CDS encoding histidinol-phosphate transaminase; translated protein: MSFGIDDLPVRDELRGKTPYGAPQLDVPVRLNTNENPYPLPEPLVERITERVREAARALNRYPDRDAIELRTKLAEYLTKSGGYEVALGNVWAANGSNEVIQQLLQTFGGPGRTAIGFEPSYSMHALIARGTGTGWISGPRNEDFTIDLAAAEKAIAEHRPDVVFITTPNNPTGNAVPPETVLALYEAAQAAKPSVVIVDEAYIEFSHGSSLLPLLEGRPNLVVSRTMSKAFGAAGLRLGYLAAHPAVVDAVQLVRLPYHLSAITQATALAALEHTDTLLKYVEQLKSERDRLVAELRAIGYDVTESDANFVQFGRFPDAHEAWRKILERGVLVRDNGVPGWLRVTAGTPEENDAFLDAVRELQCLVGDTPTPPKEYSA
- the hisB gene encoding imidazoleglycerol-phosphate dehydratase HisB, which produces MSRVGRVERTTKETSVLVEIDLDGTGKTDIATGVGFYDHMLDQLGRHGLFDLTVKTDGDLHIDSHHTIEDTALALGAAFKQALGDKVGIYRFGNCTVPLDESLAQVTVDLSGRPYLVHTEPENMAPMIGEYDTTMTRHILESFVAQAQIALHVHVPYGRNAHHIVECQFKALARALRYASERDPRAAGILPSTKGAL
- the hisD gene encoding histidinol dehydrogenase, coding for MISRIDLRGDALPEGPALRDLLPRADFDVSAALEKVRPICEAVHHRGDAALIDFAEKFDGVRLTSVRVPDQALKDALEQIDPAVRAALEESIRRARLVHREQRRSTHTTQVVPGGTVTEKWVPVDRVGLYAPGGRSVYPSSVIMNVVPAQEAGVGSIALASPAQAEFDGLPHPTILAACALLGVDEVYAAGGATAVAMFAYGTESCPPANMVTGPGNIWVAAAKRYFTGRIGIDTEAGPTEIAILADSTADPVHVASDLISQAEHDPLAAAVLVTDSVELADAVEKELEPQVAATRHIEDRIRPALAGKQSAVVLVDGIDEGLRVVDAYGAEHLEIQTADAAAVADRVRNAGAIFVGPWAPVSLGDYAAGSNHVLPTGGCACHSSGLSVQSFLRGIHIVDYTRDALAEVAHHVVTLADAEDLPAHGAAIKARFGWKVPESK